The region TACCAGGAATATGGTGTATTCTGGCCTCAAGGTGACCAGGAGTTTATTGCACATGAAAGGACACGGGGTGAATGGGATCACCCCCACGATGCCTGGTGGAGGCAATTAACAGTAGAAGGTGCAACTTCCACTGAATATACCGCACAATGGGTTGAAGCCTATCTGAACAAGCATTCAGGCGATGTAGTTCCATACAGCATTGAGGTTGAAGAAAAACCTGGAAACTGGGTAAAAGGATACTTTTTCAGGGTACTCAGGGATTCGGATAACTCCGGTGTTGCTGATACCAGATTACAAGCGAACAAGGATGAGTTTGGAAATATGATTGACACGCATAAAGCACTTCCTTGTACTTGTCCGGGGTGTGGTGTCAATGAACAGTACAGAGCTAAAGGATCATCTATTCGTGGATTCAGAACTGGATTTGCTAAAACTACCCAGTTATTTGCAAAGGAACTTGTTTACCAGTTGCCAGAGAGTGCAAAACAGAGAAAACTCGTTGTGTTTTCGGATAGCCGGGAAGATGCAGCACAAATAGCGAATGGTATTGAAAGAAACCATTTTACAGATTTATTGCGTGAAAATTTGATTAAGGAATTGCATGACACAATAATTACAAGAGCCAGAATAATAGAAAGGTATAATTCAGGTGAAGATTTAGATGAACTAAGAACTACCTACCAGGAAAAGATAGATGAAGTAGAGGAAGTAATTGAAAACAGCGAAATAAGTCAAGACACACCGAACCAGAGAAAACAAGAAAAGAGACGAAATGCTATCCAGCAAATTCAAGAGATCAAAAACCGGATAATCAAAGTAAGAGACCTTGTACGTTCTGTGGACCCTGATAAATGCGCTCCGTTAATCAAAAGGTTCATTCAGCTTGGAGTCAATCCTGGCGGACCTTCCATTAATCTTCAGGAGATACAGGATGGCGACACTGCCAAAGAGTGGTACAAGTTGTTTGACTTTACAAAAGGAACTGAAAAATGGATAGACGATGAATCTAATTTCCGGGGACAAATCGAAAGGGGAACATTTGTTCAATTGGCCAGCTTGTTTTTTGGAAACCTGTTTTACTCCCTTGAAGCATCAGGATTAGGTTATCTGACGGTCAATACTACTGCTGAACCTTTGACACATAATGCTGCCAATGCCGGATTGATTCGTGACCGATTCCTGGAGGTAATCAATTCATCTATCCGCATACTTGGACATAAATATAAATACATGCCTAATGATTTTGACAACCCCCGAATTCTGGATGTAACTGATTATAATTCGTTTCCATCACTATTCAAGAAGTATATCCGGAAGGTCGCAGAACTCAACAGTATTGAAGAAACTGACTTGGGTGAAGCAGTATTAAATGCTTTGACAGCTCTTGATGTGTTGACTGGTCAGGGGATTAATACGCAGGAACTTTATATAAAGGTAGCAACCGGGGACGATCCGGTATGGGAAAGTCCAAGAGGGAGCCGTCCCCACCTTCATAAGTCTGCCGGTGTTTGCACCCAGTTTCCAGAAGGGCCACCAATACCTGAAAACTCAACCAGTATTTGCAAAAACTTCTGGAACAATAATTACCTTTCGTATCATTCTGCGGTTGAAAACCGGAATCCCATCCGGCTGCATTGTGAGGAATTGACCGGGCAAACGGATAACCAGTTTGAACGTCAAAGGCATTTCAGGGACATTATCCTGCAAGATGACGGGCAACCGTTGGCAAAGAGCATTGACTTGTTAAGTGTAACAACAACCCTGGAAGTTGGCGTTGATATTGGTTCCCTGCAAGCCGTGATGCTGGCTAACATGCCACCACAACGGTTTAATTACCAGCAACGGGTAGGCCGTGCCGGACGGAGAGGTCAGGCATTTTCAGTGATCCTCACTTTTTGCAGGGGGCGCAGCCATGATGAATTTTATTTTAACCATACCCATAAAATCACTGGTGATCCACCTCCCCCTCCCTTCTTGACAATGGGACAAGACAGGATTATCAAACGGCTGCTTTCAAAGGAGGTATTGAGACAAGCCTTTATACCACTCATGGCTGACATACGGGAAGATATATTAACCCTTTCCAGGAACGAAAGGCAAACAAGTGTTCATGGGGAATTTGGAAAGACCGACCATTGGCAGAATTACAGGGAAAGCGTCCAGGAATGGATTAACCGTAACCGTGCGGAAATAGAGAGAACAGTCGAGGCATTGAAGCCGGGTATTGACCCAGGCAAGAAGCAAGAGCTAGCCGACTGGATAATCAGTAACAGTGATGATGGTTTTATGGTAAAAGTTAACCAAGTAATTGAGAATGATGAAATTTCAACAATTGACATATCCGAAAAACTTGCAGAGGGTGGTGTGTTACCCATGTTTGGTATGCCAACTTCAGTGCGTAACCTATACCATGAGATAGCTTATGACGGACGGGATTACAACCTTAAATCCATTGATAGGAATACAGACCTTGCCATATACGAGTTTGCCCCAGGTGCTCAAAAAACAAAAGACAAGGCTATCCATACTTCAATCGGCTTCACAGATGATTTTATTACAAGAAATGGCCGGTGGGGTGATCCGGTAATTGTTAATGGCTCCCCGTTTTATAACGAAAGGTGGATGGTTAAATGTAAAACATGCAATTTCATTGCAACACAACGGGAAGAACCAGAACAAAACATTTGTGAATATTGTGGGGAAACAGAAAGGGTGGATATTTTCCCAATAAAGTCCCCGGTTGCATACCGTACAAACCTGTCGGGCGGAAACGATTCAAAGGAGAACTCTGAAATAACCCTTTCAAGGCCTCCGATACTTGCTGAAAGCAATGATGAGGAATCCCTGGTACAAGAAGCATCAGGCAACAACTTCCTGGCTAAACTCGCAGACAGAGATATTACATGGCGGGTCAATACGAATGGAGATTTGCTGTTTGAAGGGAAACAGGTAAGAACAGGGAACTTGTTCCCTTTTAACCGGAACCAATGGGTTAATTTCAGTAACCAGTGGATATTGAGGGGAATAGAAGATAATAGTGAATCCGGATACCGGTTTAATGTCCACGACAATGAAGATGCTTATGAAAAAATTGCGCTTGCAGCACATAAGAACACTGAAATTTTAAGGATTCACCCCATTCACATTTCACCGGCCCTTACTCTGGACATGTTTAACCAGGTATCGTCTCTGAATTATGCCGGAATACGGTCAGCATTTTACTCCGCAGCATTCCTGTTGCAAAGGGTGATAGCAGACAAGCTCGATGTGGATCCAGTTGAAATAGAGATAGCAGACATACGGAAGATATCTTCGGAAAACGGCAGGGATATGGCTGAAATCATTCTGACTGATGAGCTTCCGAATGGTTCCGGGTTTGTCCGGCATTTATTCAATAATATCAATGAAACTATCCAGGAAGCCATAACACCACAGGAAGGAATAACCTATTTGGGCAATATTCATTCTGAATCGCACAGGCAATCGTGTAAAGATGCTTGTTATGATTGCCTGAAGGTTTTCAGGAATATGAATTATCATGGCTTGCTTGACTGGCGGTTAGGTATTGCCTTGATGCGGGTAATGACAAGCAGGAATTATCTGGCAGGGGCTGACGGTCAATTCAACGGATTTCTTGAACTGGAAGGATGGCCTGAAGATGCTACACGGTTGCGGGATAGTTTCGCAGAAAGTTTTGAGTTTGATGTACTGGAGGGATTTGAATTGCCTGCGGTTCTGGTCTCTAAAACCAGAATATATTATGTAATAATCATTCACCCACTTTGGAATTGCAAAATTAATGAAAGCGGGATACCGGATGTCCCTGATAACACTTGGTTAGCTGAACGTGTATTTGAGGTTTATCAGAAAGCGCAGGAAAATAATGGAGTAATACGGTTCGTGGATACTTTTAATCTTCACAGGAGGCCGGGATGGTGCTATCAAAAATTGTTTACTGAATGATGCAGGAATCAACTACCATACTAAAACCGCTTAAACGGATTTCTCCAAGCCGATACACTGCTATAAATAGGTGTCCATACAGAGTAGTTCTCGCTAACTCGTGTTCCTCTCCTTTATTGCCTTATCCGCCTGCAAGCCACTTAGGGAATGTCATACATGAATGTATCCGGTTTATTGTAATAGGTAAAATAGGAACAAGTGCGGAGTTTGATGAGATATGGAACCGATTGCTGGTAAAGGAAGGAAAAAAACTTGAAGATATGGGGTTCGGATTTTTTACCCCATTGAGTGAAAATGTATCTGGTTACACCATCAAGAAATTGCAGGTAAAATCCCTGCTCAAAAGCCGGATCAAAACCGAAGTACAAGAAGAAAGGAAAACAGATACCAATATCCTGACTGAAAAATGGCTCGAAGCGCAAGATTCATTGATTGGGGGATATGCCGACATAATTATAAATCTGAATGGCTATATCAAGCTGTCAGACTTCAAAAGTGGAAAGATACTTCTTGAAGAAGGGGAGATTAAAGAGGAATATGAGGATCAGCTAAAGCTGTATGCTTATTTGCATAATGAAGTATTTGGAAACTACCCAGATGAGCTTTCTATCATAGACCTGGAAAAGAAGGAGTATCGAGTAGCCTTCACTCCACAGGAGTGTGAAGCACTTGCACACAAGTCAACGGAAGCACTGTCGGAGATAAACAGTCTTATTGAAAAGGACGAGCGCAAAGCACTCGCAAAACCCGACCTGGATCATTGCAAAAGCTGCCTTTACCGTCCAGCATGTGATTTTTACTGGGGCCTTCCGTTGTCAGAAACAGATTCAATATTCAGGGATGTAAGGGGAAATGTTGCAGCGGTGAAGCAGTTCCGTAATGGAAATTTGAATGCCACCTTGAATAAAGGTGACAGTGAACTAACCGTTTCCCACATCAATGGCGAACACCTGTCTTTTCTGACCAGTGTTGTTGGAAAGGAAGTAGCATTTTATAACGTTAAGCAAGGTGGGATACCAGAAAGGTATCAGGCTCTTAAAACAATACAAGTATATGAAGCATAATAATCAAGAAAATAAAATACCCCTCTTGTCATTTTTTAGTGGTGGTGGCTTTTTAGACATGGGTTTTGAAAAAGCGGGATTTGAAGTTGCCTTTTCAAATGAAATAGATGAGGATTTTGCCCGGTTTTATAATGAAGGCATGAGTAGTTGGTCTGGTGAAAAAAGAGAAGTAAGCGCAATATGTGATATTGATGAAGCTTCCACTAAAGAAATAGAGGGACGATTGAAAGGACGGTTCGGAATTATTGGTGGTCCTCCTTGCCAAGACTTCTCGATACAGGGTTCAAAAAATGGTTTTGATGGATTGAGAGGAACGTTGACCTATCATTATTACGAACGGATTATGGATTTGCAACCTGACTTTTTCTTGATGGAGAATGTACCTGGACTAGTACTGTTGAAGAAAACAAAGAAAGCTTTCAATGCAATACTGGATCTGTTCCGTGAAGAATACTTGATAAGCACTGAAAGACTCAATGCCTTGCACTATGGTGTTCCTCAAAATCGGGAAAGACTTTTTGTGTTTGGGGTTAAGAAAAGCCTTGTAAAAGATACATCTCTCTACACACTTAATGATTTATGGTTCAACTGGCCTGTACCATCCTATCCCAAAGCAGAAACATCTTATAATTGGGGAGAACCTAAAGGCCGGGGTTTGGAAATAAAAGGGAAAAAATTGCCAGAACCACCTCTTGAATTATGTATTGGAGACCTACTGATAAGCAATAATGAAAAACGGACAATTCCAAATGCTAACGAGTTTTTTAAGCTCAAGAAACTCTCTAAAATTAGGAAGATTGTAGAAGGGGATACTTACCGACCTTCTTTTAAAAGACTTCATCGAAAGAAATACAGTCCCACTGCTTGTTATGGAAACAATGAGGTTCATCTTCATCCAGTGTACAACAGAAGGCTGTCTGTACGGGAAGCCCTAAGAATACAAGGCGTTCCCGATTCTTATATTATTAGTACACAAGGAAAACTAAGTAAAAAATTCAAAATGATTGGTAATGGTGTTCCTGTTCCATTGGCACATCAAATAGCATTGTCAATCAAGAAGTTTCTAAGTGAGTTAGAACACTATAAACCAAAAATGAATGGACATTTGGTCAAAGGAAAAACGAAGCCAAGTGATGTCAAAAATTCGGTCGAAGAACACTAAACCGGAGATAATATTAAGGTCTGTTTTGCATCAACTCGGTTATAGATTTAGAATACACAAAAAAGATTTACCTGGGAAGCCAGATATAGTCCTTCCCAAGCATAATACTGTAATCTTTGTTCATGGATGCTTTTGGCATTACCATGAAGATTGCAAGGAAGGTAGAATACCAGATACTAATTCAAAATTTTGGAAAGAAAAACTATTTAAAAATGTAGAAAAAGATAAAAAGCATCAGAAAAATTGCAGAGAATTAGGTTGGAAAGTGATTGTTGTATGGGAATGTGAAGTAGAGAAAAAAATTAATGCAACGTTAGAAAAAATAATTGGGGTATTAAATGAATAGCCAACGCAGCAGTCACACACATTGGCTGGCTGCCCAAAGCCACCCGCAGACCAAAGCCAGCCAAAGAGTGTGCCTGCCCAGCCCGGAAAAAGAAATTTTCAAAAATGCCCCACGCGCGACTAAAAAAGGACAATAACAATGACACAGACAGACAATAAAGGACTTCTTAACCGGTTGACAATGTGGACGGAAAAATAAAAAAGAATGAAAAGCACGATGCCCCAACATTGTATAAGCGTAATGCGGGCTAAAGTGGTAAAATTGAGCACTTTTGCTCCTA is a window of Salinivirga cyanobacteriivorans DNA encoding:
- a CDS encoding DEAD/DEAH box helicase, producing the protein MKDPIGSFETIKENFVRYVKTAFKTKFDSLEDEREALLNEDKVLYRQPWIEPLPEYKSSGKTINDLSSEDLPGLNEAQQDTFKGLVSQGLIPGYQLHAHQAQMLKEALSGKNCIITSGTGSGKTESFLLPLFAQISKEFSSWSATGQKEQYADSWWRGTLSAREIVDTENGFVLSNEVRQRAHETRPQAMRAMILYPMNALVEDQMTRLRIALDSSPVRQWLNENTGGNTISFGRYNGSTPIAGKLERLNEDGIPGINTTKVNSLMRELQAIERNQQKVEEYIRQERQKGNEVDEKELKSFFQRLDGAEMRCRFDMQVAPPDIMITNFSMLSIMLMRDIDGPVFEKTRQWLACEDLPEDKRDQEKQNRIFHLVIDELHLYRGTQGTEIAYLLKLVMKRLGLHPGHPQLRILASSASLEPNDEKSLEYVGDFFGFRKEDVKDKFEIVTGELSPVDPLPEEDAPLPTNPFIEVCKAYTSTRHQVDDPAFSEACVSAGNTLRQVFGIDDNVSSIQDFLQLLLHPEIKLRERFFDACSVVHDGKKVPRPVCTFRKPGDGNPPDLPYFFEALFGQVNEEKLRHAARGLLIARSLFDEPQYKNLFQQAGRSLQRFRFHYFFRNIEGMWASTSSENPEDSRTSGKLYPVPRIKSEDGHRVLELLYCDNCGTTLFGGKRGAPGDTNAFCELLPVSPNIEGIPEKTPAKLVEKRTYQEYGVFWPQGDQEFIAHERTRGEWDHPHDAWWRQLTVEGATSTEYTAQWVEAYLNKHSGDVVPYSIEVEEKPGNWVKGYFFRVLRDSDNSGVADTRLQANKDEFGNMIDTHKALPCTCPGCGVNEQYRAKGSSIRGFRTGFAKTTQLFAKELVYQLPESAKQRKLVVFSDSREDAAQIANGIERNHFTDLLRENLIKELHDTIITRARIIERYNSGEDLDELRTTYQEKIDEVEEVIENSEISQDTPNQRKQEKRRNAIQQIQEIKNRIIKVRDLVRSVDPDKCAPLIKRFIQLGVNPGGPSINLQEIQDGDTAKEWYKLFDFTKGTEKWIDDESNFRGQIERGTFVQLASLFFGNLFYSLEASGLGYLTVNTTAEPLTHNAANAGLIRDRFLEVINSSIRILGHKYKYMPNDFDNPRILDVTDYNSFPSLFKKYIRKVAELNSIEETDLGEAVLNALTALDVLTGQGINTQELYIKVATGDDPVWESPRGSRPHLHKSAGVCTQFPEGPPIPENSTSICKNFWNNNYLSYHSAVENRNPIRLHCEELTGQTDNQFERQRHFRDIILQDDGQPLAKSIDLLSVTTTLEVGVDIGSLQAVMLANMPPQRFNYQQRVGRAGRRGQAFSVILTFCRGRSHDEFYFNHTHKITGDPPPPPFLTMGQDRIIKRLLSKEVLRQAFIPLMADIREDILTLSRNERQTSVHGEFGKTDHWQNYRESVQEWINRNRAEIERTVEALKPGIDPGKKQELADWIISNSDDGFMVKVNQVIENDEISTIDISEKLAEGGVLPMFGMPTSVRNLYHEIAYDGRDYNLKSIDRNTDLAIYEFAPGAQKTKDKAIHTSIGFTDDFITRNGRWGDPVIVNGSPFYNERWMVKCKTCNFIATQREEPEQNICEYCGETERVDIFPIKSPVAYRTNLSGGNDSKENSEITLSRPPILAESNDEESLVQEASGNNFLAKLADRDITWRVNTNGDLLFEGKQVRTGNLFPFNRNQWVNFSNQWILRGIEDNSESGYRFNVHDNEDAYEKIALAAHKNTEILRIHPIHISPALTLDMFNQVSSLNYAGIRSAFYSAAFLLQRVIADKLDVDPVEIEIADIRKISSENGRDMAEIILTDELPNGSGFVRHLFNNINETIQEAITPQEGITYLGNIHSESHRQSCKDACYDCLKVFRNMNYHGLLDWRLGIALMRVMTSRNYLAGADGQFNGFLELEGWPEDATRLRDSFAESFEFDVLEGFELPAVLVSKTRIYYVIIIHPLWNCKINESGIPDVPDNTWLAERVFEVYQKAQENNGVIRFVDTFNLHRRPGWCYQKLFTE
- a CDS encoding PD-(D/E)XK nuclease family protein: MMQESTTILKPLKRISPSRYTAINRCPYRVVLANSCSSPLLPYPPASHLGNVIHECIRFIVIGKIGTSAEFDEIWNRLLVKEGKKLEDMGFGFFTPLSENVSGYTIKKLQVKSLLKSRIKTEVQEERKTDTNILTEKWLEAQDSLIGGYADIIINLNGYIKLSDFKSGKILLEEGEIKEEYEDQLKLYAYLHNEVFGNYPDELSIIDLEKKEYRVAFTPQECEALAHKSTEALSEINSLIEKDERKALAKPDLDHCKSCLYRPACDFYWGLPLSETDSIFRDVRGNVAAVKQFRNGNLNATLNKGDSELTVSHINGEHLSFLTSVVGKEVAFYNVKQGGIPERYQALKTIQVYEA
- a CDS encoding DNA cytosine methyltransferase, encoding MKHNNQENKIPLLSFFSGGGFLDMGFEKAGFEVAFSNEIDEDFARFYNEGMSSWSGEKREVSAICDIDEASTKEIEGRLKGRFGIIGGPPCQDFSIQGSKNGFDGLRGTLTYHYYERIMDLQPDFFLMENVPGLVLLKKTKKAFNAILDLFREEYLISTERLNALHYGVPQNRERLFVFGVKKSLVKDTSLYTLNDLWFNWPVPSYPKAETSYNWGEPKGRGLEIKGKKLPEPPLELCIGDLLISNNEKRTIPNANEFFKLKKLSKIRKIVEGDTYRPSFKRLHRKKYSPTACYGNNEVHLHPVYNRRLSVREALRIQGVPDSYIISTQGKLSKKFKMIGNGVPVPLAHQIALSIKKFLSELEHYKPKMNGHLVKGKTKPSDVKNSVEEH
- a CDS encoding very short patch repair endonuclease — protein: MSKIRSKNTKPEIILRSVLHQLGYRFRIHKKDLPGKPDIVLPKHNTVIFVHGCFWHYHEDCKEGRIPDTNSKFWKEKLFKNVEKDKKHQKNCRELGWKVIVVWECEVEKKINATLEKIIGVLNE